The following proteins are encoded in a genomic region of Hippocampus zosterae strain Florida chromosome 2, ASM2543408v3, whole genome shotgun sequence:
- the bltp3a gene encoding UHRF1-binding protein 1 codes for MAGIIKKQILKHLSRFTKNLSPDKINLSTLKGEGQLSNLELDEEVLQNMLDLPTWLAVTRVYCNKAAIRIQWTKLKTSPICLFLDKVEVEMRTCEEPRPPNGPSPIAITAGQSEYGFAEKVVEGMSVRINSITIKVQARAFHASFELWQLQGNSLNPKWQHSDLRFTRITDPKRGEVLTFKEINWQTLRIEADAIESDEQDLGSTPLRLITNQGRIRIALKRRIKDCNVLASKLLFILDDLLWVLTDSQLKAIIRYAKSLSEAMEKSAQQRKSLTADSLQTASPSPGLHNLWAESTAAHTGSPNNMSQYFDRFDVKESSYHTFISRLDLHVCNDSSSVAEDREEPPGLQGAMQLTFKKLGFDYYPVHRPADGCRHWERYSGTMEAQAQWAGKLLHDFQRRAESSGFPGPCTEVPEPRNDSPAKRPRDGTTSPRSDLSDKEHSAKNNSSMSPSSAALKRLRSSCMVVRIDDVDIYQLSTKSRQNKKSQPLLSCNRKVLNLPDNIPAVHLQFTEYYFPNGPSFSVPTSNLYAQANGLQLCVDPESVLWINLFSRGLLHTLDQVKAFYHLQDGGKADEHVDIRLDAAQLKVVIPLDSSILDHPERPRSLSVTVPQMAFSNTRHCPHGSRADLSMTCDTFASCSFFQHEPPCPYPRDRSAFCAIPSIFSQHSQESTPSAIVTKQLRSQDVWSLSLSRVALGFEGTRGLPKGKTYPFVEPFAMSVWMCQPAAWVRRSSCHPASPCRAHQPPSEQLPHEDAALAFIHVLAHVITPVKMWLNHYQYVALLRMKDSMARLGVELSRDLNDIKQCRDQKSKPATVCLALLLDSVEMGLLLPPASTEPEEEVPHTPETDSPSLADSDISPSHHSADLIHEDNGLQNGVSSLSMAHTAFDHAEQDGTVEEACEAVEEGLEGDALAFLEDTPVLSPQLSPINSPILSRDPSTFSLEGELSSAINVTKDVTKDAISASLDLTKGAFSITRDAFSILSRGSGMSKLFSPHVKEQVQNPEESSPTLVASLRHQVMKQSPSQHSFDSAILDGSLPDESLSVGSDVGDNLVVLMESESGVDSARVTVNPSANRGSPALGTEGGSSADLSSSLSFSTEDVSTDMSSVLLLILNGTSCTLEIKGEDQVFAVQAQNLSSVQMGNVKVFDLLAGLIQAPAHKQNGDCSRGSPAVCMRAESGPSAARHSETTESLGLLDVRVQDCHVELLASTVANIGPFLEDELNMDGLPINVHFSNVTITIKDDSPRIYPTAPQPTSVTFVVDHLLFERSDDGIMRLKAEVLDSPNYSCSGNQQCERQSLQSKLSDSQVALTQALSDRDRLLLEIKKYDPGFTL; via the exons ATGGCCGGGATTATCAAAAAGCAAATTCTGAAACATTTGTCAAG GTTCACCAAGAATCTGTCCCCAGACAAGATCAACCTGAGTACCTTGAAGGGGGAGGGGCAACTGTCCAACCTTGAGCTCGATGAAGAGGTTCTGCAGAACATGCTCGACCTTCCTACCTGGCTGGCCGTCACACGTGTCTACTGCAACAAAGCTGCCATTAGA ATACAATGGACCAAATTAAAAACAAGCCCCATCTGTCTG TTTCTGGATAAGGTGGAGGTAGAAATGAGGACATGTGAGGAGCCACGTCCACCCAATGGCCCCTCTCCTATCGCCATCACAGCAGGCCAGAG CGAGTACGGCTTTGCTGAGAAAGTGGTAGAGGGCATGTCTGTTCGGATCAACTCCATCACCATCAAAGTGCAGGCTCGGGCCTTCCATGCCTCTTTTGAGCTGTGGCAGCTGCAAGGCAACAGCCTCAACCCTAAATGGCAGCACAGCGACCTCCGCTTCACGCGCATCACAGacccaaagagaggagag GTGTTGACGTTCAAGGAAATTAATTGGCAGACTTTGCGCATTGAGGCAGACGCCATTGAGAGTGACGAGCAGGATTTGGGGAGCACCCCGTTGCGCCTCATCACTAACCAGGGGCGCATCCGCATTGCTCTAAAACGCAGA ATAAAGGACTGCAACGTGTTGGCCTCCAAACTGCTTTTCATTCTGGATGACTTGTTGTGGGTGCTGACCGACTCTCAGCTCAAAGCCATCATCCGCTATGCCAAGTCCCTCAGCGAGGCCATGGAGAAGTCCGCTCAGCAGAGGAAGAGCTTGACTGCAGATTCCCTGCAG ACTGCTTCTCCATCACCTGGGCTCCACAACCTTTGGGCCGAGTCTACAGCCGCTCATACTGGCTCACCCAACAACATGAGTCAATATTTTGATCGCTTTGATGTGAAAGAATCTTCTTACCACACTTTCATTTCCCGCTTGGACCTACATGTATGCAATGACAGTTCCTCAGTTGCTGAAG ATCGAGAAGAGCCTCCAGGTTTGCAGGGTGCAATGCAGTTGACCTTCAAGAAGTTGGGCTTTGACTACTATCCTGTTCACAGACCTG CTGATGGATGTCGCCACTGGGAACGCTATAGTGGAACTATGGAAGCTCAGGCGCAGTGGGCAGGCAAACTGCTGCATGACTTCCAGAGGAGGGCAGAGTCGTCGGGGTTTCCGGGTCCATGTACTGAGGTGCCGGAGCCACGCAACGATTCGCCCGCAAAGAGGCCCCGAG ATGGAACAACAAGCCCAAGGTCAGATCTCTCCGACAAAGAACACTCAGCCAAAAACAACTCTAGCATGAGTCCTTCAAGCGCAGCACTGAAGAGATTGCGGTCAAGCTGCATGGTGGTCCGGATAGATGACGTTGACATTTACCAG tTGTCTACAAAGAGCCGTCAAAACAAGAAATCCCAGCCTTTGTTGTCATGTAATCGTAAAGTTTTGAATCTGCCGGATAATATACCAGCAGTTCATTTGCAGTTCACCGAATACTACTTTCCCAACGGCCCCAGTTTCTCAG TGCCAACCTCGAACCTGTATGCCCAGGCAAATGGCCTCCAGCTGTGTGTTGACCCAGAAAGTGTGTTGTGGATTAATCTATTCTCAAGAGGGCTGCTGCACACTCTAGACCAGGTCAAAGCTTTCTACCATTtgcaagatggtggcaaagcagaCGAGCATGTTGATATCCGTCTGGATGCAGCTCAGCTCAAG GTGGTGATACCCCTAGATTCTTCTATACTGGACCATCCCGAGCGTCCTCGGTCCCTTTCTGTTACTGTCCCGCAGATGGCTTTCAGCAACACCCGCCACTGTCCCCATGGCTCCAGAGCTGACCTCAGCATGACCTGTGACACCTTTGCAAGCTGTTCATTCTTCCAGCACGAGCCACCATGTCCTTACCCCAGAGACCGCAGTGCCTTCTGCGCCATACCCTCCATCTTCTCCCAGCACTCTCAAGAGTCGACACCTTCGGCGATCGTTACAAAACAACTAAGATCCCAAGATGTCTGGTCCCTAAGCCTGTCCCGTGTTGCGCTAGGTTTCGAAGGAACTCGAGGACTCCCCAAAGGCAAAACGTACCCTTTTGTGGAGCCCTTTGCTATGTCTGTATGGATGTGCCAGCCTGCTGCCTGGGTCAGGCGTTCATCATGTCATCCCGCTAGCCCTTGCAGGGCTCATCAACCCCCCTCAGAACAACTTCCCCACGAAGATGCTGCGCTTGCCTTTATCCACGTCTTGGCCCATGTCATCACTCCAGTCAAGATGTGGCTCAACCACTACCAGTATGTTGCCTTGCTCAGAATGAAGGATTCCATGGCACGTTTGGGGGTGGAATTAAGTCGGGATCTAAACGACATTAAGCAGTGTCGCGACCAAAAGTCAAAACCAGCCACTGTTTGTCTTGCTCTGCTTTTGGACTCGGTGGAGATGGGTCTCCTCTTACCACCAGCCAGCACAGAACCTGAGGAAGAGGTACCCCATACTCCAGAGACTGACAGCCCGAGTCTCGCAGACTCTGACATCTCCCCTTCTCATCATTCGGCAGATTTGATCCATGAGGATAATGGGTTACAAAACGGTGTATCCTCCCTCAGCATGGCCCACACTGCATTTGATCACGCTGAACAAGATGGTACTGTGGAGGAGGCATGTGAGGCTGTTGAAGAGGGACTGGAAGGCGATGCCTTGGCGTTCCTCGAGGACACTCCAGTCCTGTCACCTCAGCTCTCACCTATCAACTCCCCTATCCTCTCCCGAGATCCCTCCACCTTCAGCCTGGAGGGAGAACTATCAAGCGCCATCAATGTCACCAAAGATGTGACCAAGGATGCCATCAGTGCCTCGCTGGACTTAACCAAAGGCGCTTTTTCAATAACAAGGGACGCCTTTAGCATATTGAGTCGTGGCTCTGGGATGAGCAAACTGTTCAGTCCACATGTCAA GGAGCAAGTCCAAAATCCAGAAGAGTCCTCCCCCACCCTGGTGGCTAGCCTTAGGCACCAAGTGATGAAGCAGTCACCTTCCCAGCATTCCTTTGACAGTGCGATTTTGGATGGCAGTCTGCCTGATGAAAGTCTGTCTGTGGGCAGTGATGTCGGCGACAATTTAGTTGTTCTCATGGAATCAG AATCTGGTGTAGATTCTGCACGTGTCACTGTCAATCCTTCAGCCAACCGAGGCAGCCCGGCTCTTGGCACAGAGGGAGGGTCATCAGCTGATCTCAGCAGCTCCTTATCATTCAGTACAGAGGATGTATCGACAGATATG TCCTCTGTGTTGTTACTTATTCTGAATGGGACATCCTGCACATTGGAAATAAAGGGCGAGGACCAAGTTTTTGCTGTACAAGCCCAGAATCTAAGCTCAGTACAGATGGGTAACGTCAAGGTTTTTGACCTGCTAGCTGGTCTCATTCAAG CTCCTGCCCACAAGCAGAATGGAGATTGTAGCAGGGGCTCTCCCGCAGTGTGTATGCGAGCAGAAAGCGGTCCATCTGCAGCACGACACTCTGAAACGACAGAGTCTTTAGGCCTGCTGGATGTGAGAGTGCAAGACTGTCACGTGGAGTTGCTCGCCTCTACCGTAGCAAACATTGGGCCTTTTCTGGAGGATGAATTGAACATGGATGGTCTGCCAATAAACGTACACTTCAGCAATGTAACCATTACTATTAAG gaTGATAGCCCAAGAATTTACCCAACAGCTCCTCAACCAACCTCAGTCACGTTTGTGGTAGATCATCTGCTTTTTGAGCGCAGTGATGATGGCATCATGAGGCTGAAAG CTGAAGTTCTGGACAGTCCAAACTATTCCTGCTCTGGTAATCAGCAATGTGAG AGGCAAAGCCTGCAGTCGAAACTTTCTGACTCCCAGGTGGCCCTCACACAGGCCCTCAGTGACCGAGATCGCCTCCTTCTGGAAATAAAGAAGTATGACCCTGGGTTCACGCTCTGA
- the taf11 gene encoding transcription initiation factor TFIID subunit 11 — protein sequence MADPARIKTEVTLESPVACQDEKPKAKATNDTTSPAPEKPADELKESSSQDQQKQDDASEPAAAEDEEEGTSGQPASKRLKVEPEKKKEKKQKVDEDEIQKMQVLVSSFSEDQLNRYEMYRRSAFPKAAIKRLIQSITGSSVSQNVVIAMSGISKVFAGEIVEEALDVCEKWGDTPPLQPKHMREAVRRLKSRHQISNTKYKNILFH from the exons ATGGCGGATCCTGCGCGGATCAAAACCGAGGTCACACTTGAGAGCCCAGTAGCCTGCCAAGATGAGAAGCCTAAAGCTAAGGCGACAAATGACACAACGTCCCCTGCCCCAGAAAAGCCTGCCGACGAACTAAAGGAGTCTTCTTCGCAAGACCAGCAGAAACAGGACGATGCATCT gagccagcagcagcagaggatgaagaggaagggACTTCAGGTCAGCCTGCATCGAAAAGACTGAAGGTGGaaccagaaaagaaaaaggagaagaagcaAAAGGTTGATGAGGACGAAATACAAAAAATGCA GGTTTTGGTGTCATCTTTCTCTGAAGACCAGTTGAATCGTTATGAAATGTACAGGCGTTCTGCCTTCCCTAAGGCAGCTATTAAGAGG ctGATCCAGTCCATAACAGGATCCTCTGTTTCCCAAAACGTGGTGATCGCCATGTCTGGTATCTCCAAAGTTTTTGCTGGGGAAATAGTTGAGGAAG CGCTGGATGTTTGTGAAAAGTGGGGAGACACACCACCTCTTCAGCCCAAACACATGAGGGAGGCGGTGAGGAGGTTGAAGAGCCGCCATCAGATTTCCAACACCAAGTACAAAAACATTCTGTTCCACTGA